A section of the Desulfurella sp. genome encodes:
- a CDS encoding glycine--tRNA ligase subunit alpha, with protein MNYQDIPLKLSEFWKSKGCVILQPYDIESGAGTFHPATVLKSLGDKPWSVAYTAPSRRPTDGRYGENPNRLQHYYQYQVIIKPSPEDIQDMYLESLEFLGISVKQHDIRFVEDNWESPTLGAWGLGWEVWLDGMEVTQFTYFQQIGGVDLKLIPVEITYGTERLGMYIQGVENVFDMKFNDKLTYGDIHKADEWEYSTYNFEVADVKMLFELFNMFENESNRCIQANLIRPAYDYCIKCSHVFNLLDARSAISVSERTHYIKRVRDLAVAIAKAYVGESQ; from the coding sequence ATGAATTATCAGGACATACCACTAAAATTATCGGAGTTTTGGAAATCCAAAGGCTGTGTAATATTGCAACCCTACGACATTGAGTCTGGTGCGGGTACATTTCATCCTGCTACAGTATTAAAATCGCTTGGCGATAAGCCTTGGAGTGTTGCCTATACTGCTCCTTCAAGAAGACCAACCGATGGCAGGTATGGTGAAAATCCCAATAGACTCCAACATTACTACCAATATCAAGTAATTATTAAGCCTTCCCCGGAAGATATTCAGGACATGTATTTAGAAAGCCTTGAATTTTTAGGCATATCGGTAAAGCAACACGACATAAGGTTTGTTGAAGATAACTGGGAATCTCCTACGCTTGGCGCATGGGGTCTTGGCTGGGAAGTATGGTTAGATGGTATGGAAGTAACCCAGTTTACATATTTTCAACAGATTGGTGGTGTGGATTTAAAACTTATACCTGTTGAGATTACATACGGTACAGAACGATTGGGTATGTATATTCAGGGCGTTGAAAATGTTTTTGATATGAAATTTAATGATAAACTCACATATGGTGATATTCATAAAGCCGATGAGTGGGAGTATTCTACATACAATTTTGAAGTTGCTGATGTAAAAATGCTTTTTGAGTTATTTAACATGTTTGAAAATGAATCAAACAGGTGCATACAGGCTAATCTTATAAGGCCAGCGTATGATTATTGTATTAAATGTTCTCATGTTTTTAACCTGCTTGATGCAAGGAGTGCAATTAGCGTATCAGAGCGTACGCATTATATAAAAAGAGTGCGCGATCTGGCTGTTGCCATAGCAAAAGCTTATGTAGGAGAAAGCCAATGA
- the xth gene encoding exodeoxyribonuclease III, giving the protein MRIATWNVNSIRVRLDKILDWITQKNIDVIAMQEIKAPDDKFPYNNFKDLGYNVESFGEVGFNGVAIASKFPMENVKKGFALDARAQKRMISCEINSIKIINVYIPNGKQVGTGDYYYKLDYLSKLKEYLISLMKDTKQIILMGDLNVALSDLDVYNSSQMSDQIGFTHSEKNALQDILNIGFFDVCREFYKDKKLFSFWDYRANSFLRNKGMRVDYILTTKEIFEKVVFCDIDEKERAKPGASDHAPVYAKVNINTGGVS; this is encoded by the coding sequence ATGAGAATAGCTACATGGAACGTAAACTCTATTAGAGTTAGGCTTGATAAAATTTTAGATTGGATAACCCAAAAAAACATAGATGTTATAGCTATGCAAGAAATTAAAGCACCAGATGATAAATTTCCATATAATAATTTCAAAGATTTAGGTTATAATGTTGAAAGTTTTGGAGAAGTTGGTTTTAATGGTGTTGCAATTGCTTCGAAATTCCCAATGGAAAACGTTAAAAAAGGTTTCGCACTTGATGCAAGAGCCCAAAAGCGTATGATAAGCTGCGAAATTAATAGTATTAAAATTATAAATGTGTACATACCAAACGGTAAACAGGTTGGAACAGGTGATTATTACTATAAGTTAGATTACCTTTCTAAATTAAAAGAGTATTTAATTTCTTTAATGAAAGATACAAAACAAATAATACTTATGGGTGATTTAAATGTTGCATTATCAGACCTGGATGTTTATAATAGCTCGCAGATGAGTGATCAAATCGGCTTTACACACTCAGAGAAAAATGCCTTACAGGATATATTAAACATCGGTTTTTTTGATGTATGTCGCGAGTTTTATAAAGACAAAAAACTATTTAGTTTTTGGGATTATAGAGCAAATTCTTTTTTAAGAAACAAAGGCATGAGGGTAGATTATATTTTGACAACAAAAGAAATTTTTGAAAAAGTCGTGTTTTGCGATATAGACGAAAAAGAACGTGCAAAGCCTGGTGCATCTGACCACGCACCAGTTTATGCAAAAGTAAACATAAATACAGGCGGTGTATCATGA